From one Bos indicus x Bos taurus breed Angus x Brahman F1 hybrid chromosome 7, Bos_hybrid_MaternalHap_v2.0, whole genome shotgun sequence genomic stretch:
- the LOC113896316 gene encoding olfactory receptor 56-like, which yields MALLGNQTLISHFILLGLFTHSPLHLLLFSIIMVMFLVALSGNGLMILLINTDSRLHSPMYFFLSWLSLMDLMLISTIVPRMAIDYLLGHGSISFTGCGLQILFFLTLLGDECFLLAFMAYDRYVAISNPLRYSVVMSRRVCWLMVAGSWLLGLVDGLIQAVFTLRFPFCGSQEIDHFFCEVPAVLKLACADTSLYETMIYVCCVLMLLLPFSVISASYLRILITVLHMRSAEGRKKAFATCSSHMAAVSIFYGAAMITYMRPQAYHSSKQDKAVSAFYTMITPMLNPLIYSLRNKEVAGALKKLLGRCSCGVGQN from the coding sequence ATGGCTTTGTTGGGAAACCAGACTCTCATCTCCCACTTTATCCTCCTGGGCCTCTTCACACACTCACCACTgcacctcctcctcttctccatcATCATGGTCATGTTTCTGGTGGCCCTCTCTGGCAATGGGCTTATGATCCTCCTCATCAACACTGACTCCCGTCTCCACagccccatgtacttcttcctcagctGGCTGTCACTCATGGACCTCATGCTCATCTCCACCATTGTACCACGGATGGCCATCGACTATCTCCTGGGCCATGGTTCCATCTCCTTCACAGGCTGTGGGCTCCAGATCCTCTTCTTCCTCACCCTCCTGGGGGATGAGTGCTTCCTGCTGGCTTTCATGGCCTATGATCGCTATGTGGCCATCAGCAACCCACTGAGGTACTCGGTAGTCATGAGCCGCCGTGTCTGCTGGCTCATGGTGGCAGGGTCTTGGCTCCTTGGCTTGGTGGATGGGCTGATCCAGGCTGTCTTTACACTACGATTCCCTTTCTGTGGCTCCCAAGAGATTGACCACTTCTTCTGTGAGGTGCCTGCAGTGCTCAAGCTGGCCTGTGCTGACACCTCCCTCTATGAGACTATGATCTATGTGTGCTGTGTCCTCATGCTGCTCCTGCCCTTCTCTGTCATCTCTGCCTCATATCTGAGGATCCTGATAACTGTGCTCCACATGCGTTCTGCTGAAGGTCGGAAAAAGGCCTTTGCTACCTGTTCCTCTCACATGGCAGCTGTGTCTATCTTCTACGGGGCTGCCATGATCACCTACATGCGGCCTCAGGCCTATCATTCCTCCAAGCAGGACAAGGCGGTCTCTGCTTTCTATACCATGATTACGCCTATGCTCAACCCACttatctacagcctgaggaacaaggAAGTGGCTGGTGCTCTCAAGAAACTTCTGGGGAGGTGTTCTTGTGGTGTTGGGCAGAACTAG